The Aeromonas veronii genome includes the window GGCAGGCCCGGAGCCTGTTGCCGGGCTGGCCGGATTGGGCGGGCTGGGGGTTGCAACTGGCTGGCGCCCTGGCGCTGCTGGCGGTGCTGGGTTATCTGTTCTGGCCCGGCGCCCGGCTCAGCTGGCGCGGCCATCAGCTGACCCTGCCGAGCCTGAAGTACCGGCTGCTGCAACTGCTGGTCGCCCTGCTGGACTGGATGGCCGCCGCCGCCGTGCTCTATGTGTTGCTGCCGTCTGGGAGCGTACCCTATGGCGTGCTGCTCAGCGCCTTCGTGATCTCCAGCCTGCTCGGGGTGCTGGCTCATGTGCCGGGGGGGCTGGGGGTGTTTGAGGCGAGCATGAGCCTGCTGCTTGCGCACTATCTGCCGGCGGACAAACTGCTGGCCGCCCTGCTGCTCTATCGCTGCATCTACTATGTGCTGCCCTTCCTCTGCGCCCTGCTGTTGTTCGCGAGCCAGGAGGCCTTGCAACAGCGGGCCCGCTGGCAGCGGCTGCAGGGGCTCATGAGCGCCATGCGCGAGTTTCTGCCGGCCCTCATCAGTCTCGGCACCTTCGCCGCCGGCACACTGCTGCTCTGCTCCGGCATGGTGCCGACCATGCGGGGGCGCATCGAGGCCGTGTTGCAGATCTTTCCCCTGCACCTGCTGGAGATCTCCCATGTGCTCGGCAGCGTCAGCGGCGTGCTGCTGATCCTGCTGGCCCACAGCCTCTATCGGCGTCACGACGGGGCGTTTCGCATCACCCAGTGGCTGCTTGGCCTTGGCATGATGTTCTCCCTGTTCAAGGGGGCCGACTGGGAGTCTGCCCTGCTGCTCGGCGCCTTCCTGCTCGTCATCACCCCCTGTCGGTCGCTGTTCTATCGCAAGGGCTCCCTGCTGCACGCCCAGTTCACCCCCGGCTGGCTGATGTCGGTGGGGGCCGTGCTGCTGGGGGCCTTGTGGCTGCTCTTCTTCTCCTATCGCCAGGTGGAGTATGACCAGAGCCTCTGGCTCAATGTCTCGGCCCATGGGCCGGGCGCGGCTTCCCGTGCCTTGCGTGCCATGGGGAGCGTGATCGCCGTGCTGGCGGTGGTGGGGGTGGCCCAGTTGCTGGCGCCCCTGCGGGTCTTTGGCAACAAGCCGGGCAAAGAGGAGCTGGCCCGGGCACAGGCGCTGGTGCTGCGTCATGGCGGCGGTCACGGTTATCTGGCCCAGCTCGGTGACAAGTCACTGCTGTTTCACGCCAGTGGCGAGGCGTTTCTGATGTACGGGGTGGAGGGCAACAGCTGGATAGTGATGGGGGACCCCATCGGCCATGCCTCGCTGGTCGAGGAACTGCTGTGGCAGTTTAGGGAACTGTGCGACGAGCAGGACGCCAACCCGGTGTTCTATCAGGTGTCGGCCCGCTATCTGCCGCTCTACCTGGATCTCGGCCTCATCCCGTTCAAGCTCGGGGAGGAGGCGATCGTCGATCTCAAGGGGTTCGATCTCGCCGGCAGCCGGCTGCGCAACCTGCGCCAGAGCCACGCCAAGGGCAAGCGGGAGGGGCTGAGTTTCGAGGTGGTGGACGTAGCCCAGGTGGCCGCCCTGCTGCCTGCCCTCAAGGCCATCTCCGACACCTGGCTGCGCAGCAAGCAGGGCAAGGAGAAGGGGTTCTCGGTGGGGAGCTTCGAGCCTGACTATCTTGCCCTGAGCCCGGCGGCGCTGGTGTGGCACGAGGGCCACATCGTGGGGTTTGCCAACCTCTGGATCAGCGACAACAAGGAGAGCCTCTCCATCGATCTGATGCGCTACAGCGTGGACACGGGCACGGCCCCCATCATGGACTTCCTGTTCGTGGAGCTGCTGCTGTGGGGCAAGGGGGAGGGTTATGAGAGCTTCAACCTCGGCATGGCCCCCATGTCCGGCTTCAACGATCACCCCCTTGCCAGCTACTGGGCCCGGCTCGGCAATACCCTGTTTACCCGGGGCAGCCGTTTTTAGAACTTCCAGGGGCTGCGCCGCTACAAGGAGAAGTTCTCCCCCCAGTGGGAGCCCCGCTATCTGCTCTGCACCAGCCGATTGACGCTGCCCCGCACCCTGACTCACCTGATCTCCCTGATAAGCCGCGGCCCGCTTGGGTTGATGAATAACATGCTGAAGAAATAGGAGTTGGCCATGAGAGCCCTGCTGTTATTGCTGTTGTGTTGTGTCTTTCCCTCTGTCGCCGCGCCCCAGGGCCCATCGGTGAAGGGGGATCTCGGGCTGGTGGAGCTGCCGGTGGCCAAAGCATCGCCCGCGCCCATGGTGGTGTTCATGAGCGGGGATGGCGGCTGGGCGGCGCTCGACAAGGGGCTCAGCGCCGAGTTTCAGCGCCACGGCATGCCGGTGGTGGGCTGGAGTTCGCTGACCTACTACTGGAAGAAGAAGACGCCGGAGCAGGCCAGCGCCGATCTGGCGCGGATCCTCGCCGACTACCAGTCCCGCTGGGGGCGCCAGCGCTGGTTGCTGGTGGGCTTCTCTTTCGGAGCTGAAATAGTCCCCTTCGTCATCAACCGGTTGCCACAGCACTATCGCGACAGCCTGGTGGGGGCGGTGATGCTCTCTCCCTCGACGGCCTCGGATTTCGAGATCCACGTCAGCGACATGGTGATACACAACAAGGCGGGCAATTATCCCACCCAACCTGAGGTGCAGCGGATCACGTCGCTGCCCCTGCTCTGTCTGCAGGGGGCAGAGGATGACTCGCCGGTGCGGCTCTGCCCAAGGCTCAAACAGCCAAACGTCACCACGGTGACGCTGCCAGGCTCCCACCACTTTGACGATGACTATGGGGTGCTGTACCGGAGCATCGCCGATCGGCTGCCCTGGACGGGGGAGGAACAGGATCACTGAGGATGTCGGGATCGTCTGGCCCGGGGGAATGGAGCGCCTTGGTTGGAAGTAGAATAAAACAACGCCAGTCAATTGACTGGCGTTGTTTTATTCTGTGGTAAGTCTTTTTATCGCGAGTCAATCTGCCTTACAGCAGGTCTTCCAGCTGATACTTTTTGAGCAGTCGATCGAAGGTGCCGTCGGTCTTGACGCTGTCGATGGCGGCATCGAACTGGCCCTTGAGCTTGGCGTCGTTCTTGCGCAGCGCCACCGCCACCCCTTCGCCCAGGATCTTGTCCTGGGTACCGTTGAACTGGGGACCCACGAAGGTGAACTGCTTGCCCATCTCCTTGTCGAGGAAACCGACTTTCAGCTGCACCATGTTGCCGAAGGTGTAGTCGGCACGGCCGGATTGCAGATCCAGCATGGGAGACTGGGCGTTGACGTAGCGCTTGATGCTGGCCATTTCCCCATAGCGGGCGGTGATGAAGTTGTCCTGGGGCGTCCCCTCCTGCACCGCTATCACCTTGCCCTTGAAGTGGGCGGGATCGTCGGCGAAGGTGTCGGCCTTGTCACTGCGCCCCACGAAGCGGTTCTGCATCATGTAGTAGACCTGACTGAAGTCCACCTTCTGGCGCCGCTCGTCGGTGATGTTCATGGAGGACATGATGGCGTCGTATTTGCGCACCTGCAGGCCTGGCAGCAGGGCATCCCAGGGCTGGTTGATCACCTCGCACTGGGTCTTCATGGCCGCGCACAGGGCGTAGGCGAGATCCACTTCGAAGCCGCCGAGCTTGCCGTTGCTGTCGACCATCTCGAACGGGGGATAGGTGGCGTCGGTGGCGATCACCAGGGGCTTGGCGGCAGCTTGTCCGGCGGTGGCCAGGGCCACCAGCATCATGGCTGTGTTGAGTTTCATGGTCATTCCCTTGAAGTTGTGGCGTCATGCCAGTCGTCGTCAATGTACCGGCCTCAGGGGCCGACGGGTATCTTGCGATGGTGGAGGGCGGGCAGCTGGCTGCGCACGGTGCGTTGGGCGGCCAGATCCAGGGTGGCGATGGCCATGCCCTGACCTGTCTCGACCCGGGCCAGCACACGGCCCCAGGGATCGATGATCATGCTGTGACCGTAGGTACGTCGTCCACCCGGATGATATCCCCCCTGGGCCGAGGCCAGCACGAATGCCAGATTCTCCACCGCCCGGGCCCGCAACAGCAACTCCCAATGGGCCTCCCCCGTGGTGTGGGTGAAGGCGGCGGGCAGGGCGATGATGTCGGGGGCCGGTCCAAGGCGAAACAGCTCGGGGAAACGCAGATCGTAACAGATGCCGAAACGCAGCAGGCCCCAGGGCAAGGGATGGCTCACCACCTGCTGGCCCGGGCTCATGGTCGCGGCCTCATCGTATTGCTCGCTGTCGGTGCAAAAGCCGAACAGGTGCAACTTGTCATAGCGGGTGGCCAGTTGCCCTTGAGGGTCGATGAGCAGGCTGCTGTTGTACATCTTGCCGGGCTCTTCGCTGGCAAGGGGCAGGGTGCCTGCCAGGATCCAGATCCCGAGCTCCCGGGCCAGCCCCTGGACCCATGCCAGCAGAGGGCTATCCTCCACGGCTGCGGCCAGGGCGACCCGTGCCCGCTCATCGTCGGGCATCAGATAGAAATATTCGGGCAGCTGGGCAAACTCGGCCCCCTCGGCCGCCGCCTGACGCAGCAGCGCTTCGGCCTGGACCAGGTTGCGGGCAAGATCATCTCCCGACACCATCTGCAATACGGCAACACGTACGCTGTCCATGACGCCTCCTAGACCTTGCACAGACGCTCGGCGCCCGCCAGCAGGGTGTCGTCATCCTTGGAGAAGGAGAGGCGAATGACCCGCTGATCCGTGCCGTCGTGATAGAAGGCGGAGACCGGAATGGTGGCGACTCCGTGATCGCGGATGAGACGCTGCACGAACAGGCTGTCCGCCTCGTCCGTGATCCGCTCGTAGCTGGCCAGCATGAAGAAGCTGCCGGCGGAGGGCAAGAGAGTAAAGCGTGAATTGCCCAGGGCCGAGACCAGCAGGTCGCGCTTGCGCTGATAGAAATCAGCCAGCCCCTGGTAGTGGTCGGGCTGCTGGAGCAAGTGCGCGAAACCGTACTGCATGGGGGTGTCGGCGGCGAACATGGCGAACTGGTGAACCTTGCGGATCTCCTCCATCAGGGGACGGGGGGCGACGCAGTAACCCACCCGCCAGCCGGTGACATGGAAGGTCTTGCCGAAGGAGAAGACGGCGACGGAGCGTTCCACCAGCTCCGGGTAGCGGATGACGCTCTGGTGCAGGGCCCCATCGAACACCACGTGCTCATACACCTCGTCGGAGAGGATGACGATGTCGGTGCCGCGCACCAGACGGGCCAGGCGCTCCTGATCCCCCGCCTGCCAGACGGTACCGGTGGGGTTGTGGGGGGTGTTGAGCACTATCATGCGGGTGCGCGGGGTGATGCGGGCGGCGACCTCGTCCCAGGGAATGGCAAAGCTTGGCGCCTTGAGGGCGATCACCACAGGGGTGGCCCCTTGCAGCTGGATCATGGGGCGATAACTGTCGAACGCGGGCTCGAACATGATGACTTCATCGCCGGGGTGTACCAGAGCGGTGATGGCGCAGAACAGGGCTTCGCTGGCACTGGCGGTGATGGTGATCTCCTCGCCGGCATCGTAGGCATGGCCATAGCTGGCGTCTATCTTGGCCGCCAGCCGTTCGCGCAGCTCGGGCAACCCCGTCATGGGGGCATACTGGTTTTCACCGGCCAGCATGGCCTCATGGGTGACCCGGATGAGGTCGGGATCGCAGGGGAAGCTTGGCGCCCCCTGGGAGAGGTTGATGCTGGGGTGACGGGCGGCCAGATCGCCGATGACGCTGAAGATGGTGGTGCCCACCTGGGGCAGTTTGCTGAGAATGCGGGGGGAAGACATCACGCCGTCACCTGATTGTGTGAAAGATGCCTCTTTTTAGCCTCGGGCAGGCTTGTCGGACAATGGATTATTCGGCATGGTATGCATGAGTTTTTCTCAAGCATGGAGGCCTGAATGTCAACCTACCCCGTCCGTAGCCACTTGCCCCTCTATGGCTTGCAAGTCTTTGAGTGTGCCGCCCGTCATCTGAGCTTCACCCTGGCGGCCGATGAACTGTGCGTGAGTCAGGGGGCGGTGAGCAAACAGATAGCCCAGCTGGAGGAGCGCCTCGGCCATCCGCTCTTCTTGCGCGGGACGCGCTGCCTGAGCCTGACTCCCGCCGCCGAGTGCCTGTTGCCCTTCGTCAGGGAGGGGCTGGCGCGCATGGGCGAGGGACTCTGCGCCCTGCAGGCCCTGGCCCATGAGAAGGCCATCAGCATCAAGGTGCCCTCCTGTGCCAGCCGCTGGCTGCTGCGCCGCTTGCAGGCATTCGAGGGGGATGAGGTCGAGGTGCGGGGTAGCCACAGTCATGGCATCGATTTCTCCCGCGAATCCTTCGATCTCGCCATCGTCTATCAATCGAGCCAGGCCAGATATCCCCACAGCCAACCGCTGTTTCGGGAGCGTCTGACCCCCATCTGCGCCCCCGCGTTTGCGCAAAAACACGGCCTGTTTGAGCGCCGCATCGAGGATCTTCCCCTGCTGCCACTGCTCCATGCCAGTACGGACAGGCGGGATTGGCGCAACTGGTTTGCGACCTTCCTCGGCACGCCCTGGCAACCCCAGGGGGGGCAGTTGTTCGACACCCTGGACTTGGCGATGAATGCCGCCCTGCAGGGCTTTGGCCTCTCCCTCGGCGATCCCACCATAGTGGCCGAAGAGCTGGAAAGCGGCACCCTGGTGGCGCCGTTCGATCTGGTACTCGGCACGGATCACGAATATGCCTTGCTGGTGCGCCCCGATAACCAGCGCGCCGGGGTGACCCGGATCAGTCACTGGTTGCAGGACTGCCACCCGTCATCCTGAATATGACCTCCCCATTATTGGATGGGGATGCGTAGTATGCCTGCGAGCGGGGGAGGCGATATTCCCCCGCCTTCATGGAGGGAAATAACCCGCAGGCCACCTCAATTCAATGGCCCTTTCTTTTGTTTTTAAATGACTCGCTAAATCAATACCGGGTTCGCCGGAATTAAATCAGGTGTGCATGTTTTGGTGGGAGATTATGCCAGTTCCAAGGGTTAACGATATTTAACCAGTGTTTATTCCAGTCAGAAAAAGAAAACCCCAGGCATGTCTGCCTGGGGTTATGGGTTATGGGGTAAGAGGGGCAAGGTTCCCCTCTATCAAGCCCGGCGCACCTTGGCCATGGCGGCATCAGCGGCAGGAACCTCAGGGATGGCCTGTGGGGCGAAGCGTTTGTTGTACAGTGCCGTCAGGATCGGCACCAGAATCGCGGTCACGATGACACAAGTGGCAACCAGGGCGGTGGCCGAGGGAGCGATGGCGGCAAAATCCGGGTTCATCTGGGCGATGATCATCGGGTTGGCGACGGCGGCTCCGGCGGTGGAGGAGGCTGCGACCCCGGCGGTGCCATTGCCACCGGCCAGCCACTTGTCGGCGAAGATCAGCGGAATGCCGGTGATGACGATGACTGCCAGACCAAGCAGGATGCCGAGCAGGCCGGTGTCGATGATGACCGCAAAGTTGATGGTGTTACCCAGCGCGAACCCGAAGAAGGGGATCAGGGTGCCGGTTGCCTTGCTGAAGAACTCTTTCAGATCCGGATCCAGGTTGCCAAGGGCGAAGCCGATCAGGAAGGGCAGGATCGCACCGACGAAATGGTGGCCCTGGAAGGAGGCGAGCCCGGCCGCACCCAGGATGACCATGGTCATCAGGGGACCGGATTCGATGGACATGAGCACGAAGGCGCCAGACTCTTCCTTGGTGCCGTACTGGTTCATCAGGCTGGCGTAGAGGCCGCCATTGGTCATGTCCATGGCCGAGACGAGGGCGAGGGTCGAAAGCCCGGCCAGCATGCCGGCCTGAATGCCATGCTCGGGGATGAGTTTGGCAGCGACCAGGGCGACCACCCAGGCGACGGCTATCTTGGTGATCACCAATACCCCGGATTTACGCAGCACGGTGCCGGTGGCGCGCAGGTTGATGGAGGCACCGATGCAGAAGAACCAGACCGCCAGAATGGGCACAGTCCCCGTGATGATCCCCTTGGTGAAGCCACCATAGTATTCGGCGACACCAGGGGCGAAGGTGTTGAGCGTGGCCCCCAGCAGCAAAGGCACCAGCATGATCCCTCCCGGGATCTTGTCCAACGTTTGTTTGATCTTCATGGCTACTTCCTTGTCGAAAATGGAAATAATGGAATGGGTGGTGTTGGGGCTGGCTTATTGGTTGGCCAGCCAATCCTTGCAGACTTTGAAGACGACTTTCTTGATCCGGGTCGGCTCTTCCTGCTGACAAGTCGGCCGATGCACCTCCCCCGGATAGAAGATGGCGAAGTCGCCGGCGGCCAGCACGATGCGGGTGGTGAGCTGGTCATCATCCACGAATAGGAGATCCGGCTTGCACGCCTGATAGGGGTGCGGTTGGGTGATGGTGTTGCTGGTGGCGATGACCTCATGGCCCGACAGCAGCACCTGAATATCGATGAACTGATCATGGAATTCGCTCTTGAGCGTATTTTCGGGGGCCGTCATCGGGCTTGAAACAATATAAAAGACGGTGTTATTCAAGATGTCATACCTGCCGTCTTCCTTATTACTCAACTGCGCAAAGGAACACTCTTCTTTATTCAACAACGCCTTCAGCGGAGCTGGCAGCAGGGCGTTATCAAGGCAGTTCAAATTACCGATGATCATGAGTCGAATATCCTTTCTGACGGTATTTCCTGCAGTTGCAGGTAGGTAAACCCCCTCTGACGAGAGAGTGGCATGGCAACCAAGGTCGCTTCTGTTCAAGGGCACGCTACCGGTGTCCTCTCGATATTCAGGGGGCTGTCATGGCGGCCGGGGGAATGATGGCCCCACGATGCTGTATGACGGTGCTGGCCAGCCGATGAGCATGGCGAGCGGCGATGGCGACGGCATTGCCGGCCAGTCTGCTGGCGAGGTAGCCGGCACTGAACGAGTCGCCTGCTGCCGTGGTGTCTATCACCCGCTCCCGGGGGAGCGAGACGGCCAGCACTTCGCACTGATGATCTCCCTGGGCGATGAGACAGGGTTCGGCTCCCCGCTTGATGACGATTTCACCGACACCGAGGGCCTGGGTACGCGCCAGCGTCTGGGAGATCTGGCGATCGCCCCACAGGGCAACCTCATCATCCAGGGTCAGGAAGGCAAGGTCGGTCAGGGCCAGCAGAGCGCTATACGCTTGCTGTGTGGCCTCCCGGCTTTCCCACAGGCGCGGACGGTAATTGTTGTCAAAGGCGATCTTCACCCCTTGGGTCCGGCAGAGGGCGAGTTGTGCCAGCAGCGTGGCCCTATCCTGGGGTGAGAGGATGGCGAGGCTGATTCCGCTCAGGTAGATGTAGTCGACATCCTGCAACTGCTGGCAGACAGAGCGGGCGTCCGGCGTCTGCAGCCAATAGCGCGCCGCGGCATCATTGCGCCAGTAGTGAAAGGTGCGCTCGCCCTTATCGTCGGTCTCGATGAGATAAAGCCCTGGCAGCTTGTTGGCCATGCGTTGGACCAGGTCGGTGATGATCCCTTCGTGTTGCCACTGGCTCAGCATGGCATCGCTGATGGCATCCGTGCCGAGGGCACTGACATAGTGCACCGCCAGGTTGGCATTGGTACGGGCCAGATAGACGGCGGTGTTGAGCGTGTCCCCGCCAAAATGGCGCTGGATGCCCGTCTTGTTTTCGGACAACTCGATCATGCATTCGCCAATGACGGCAACCTTGATAGACATGGGACTCTCCACCGTTCTGATGTCGCCATTCTATAAAATGAAATTAATGCATCAAGCATATTGAAATGCCATTTCATTAAATTGTGATTTAACGCAAAAATTATGGAGAGAGGCGCCCAAAGTCACCATCTAATACCTCTTTTGGGTAACGATGCATTCACCGGATGACACAATTTTCACACCATAAACGATGAAATGATCGACATCTCATGGCGGCTGGGTGGTCGTTTTGGTGGGGGTTGGCATGCTATGCCATCGGGAAATCGCAGAAATAGAAGGCTTGCGGTGAAAAGTGTGCCGTGGTTTCCCGTCATTGGCATCGAGGGGGTTGATGGGATGGGGCATTGAGAACGGCCAGGCGATGCAGGTCTGGCCTCGGGCAGGGGTTGGCTAGCGAGGATGACTATAAAACCGCGGTTGTTTGGTTTTTTATCTAAATTTTGTGTGATTTTTAGCGTAAAAATCTGTGTTATGGCGATTAGCGATATCTTGTATGGGGTTATTGCCACGAGATGCGGGTTAGCCGGGTCGTTAAGAAAGATGAGAGTGAGCCATTATCGCCCGTATGAAGGCAGGTAAACCCGCTGGCCCGT containing:
- a CDS encoding LysR family transcriptional regulator, which gives rise to MSTYPVRSHLPLYGLQVFECAARHLSFTLAADELCVSQGAVSKQIAQLEERLGHPLFLRGTRCLSLTPAAECLLPFVREGLARMGEGLCALQALAHEKAISIKVPSCASRWLLRRLQAFEGDEVEVRGSHSHGIDFSRESFDLAIVYQSSQARYPHSQPLFRERLTPICAPAFAQKHGLFERRIEDLPLLPLLHASTDRRDWRNWFATFLGTPWQPQGGQLFDTLDLAMNAALQGFGLSLGDPTIVAEELESGTLVAPFDLVLGTDHEYALLVRPDNQRAGVTRISHWLQDCHPSS
- a CDS encoding transporter substrate-binding domain-containing protein → MKLNTAMMLVALATAGQAAAKPLVIATDATYPPFEMVDSNGKLGGFEVDLAYALCAAMKTQCEVINQPWDALLPGLQVRKYDAIMSSMNITDERRQKVDFSQVYYMMQNRFVGRSDKADTFADDPAHFKGKVIAVQEGTPQDNFITARYGEMASIKRYVNAQSPMLDLQSGRADYTFGNMVQLKVGFLDKEMGKQFTFVGPQFNGTQDKILGEGVAVALRKNDAKLKGQFDAAIDSVKTDGTFDRLLKKYQLEDLL
- a CDS encoding sugar kinase — protein: MSIKVAVIGECMIELSENKTGIQRHFGGDTLNTAVYLARTNANLAVHYVSALGTDAISDAMLSQWQHEGIITDLVQRMANKLPGLYLIETDDKGERTFHYWRNDAAARYWLQTPDARSVCQQLQDVDYIYLSGISLAILSPQDRATLLAQLALCRTQGVKIAFDNNYRPRLWESREATQQAYSALLALTDLAFLTLDDEVALWGDRQISQTLARTQALGVGEIVIKRGAEPCLIAQGDHQCEVLAVSLPRERVIDTTAAGDSFSAGYLASRLAGNAVAIAARHAHRLASTVIQHRGAIIPPAAMTAP
- a CDS encoding methionine aminotransferase, whose translation is MSSPRILSKLPQVGTTIFSVIGDLAARHPSINLSQGAPSFPCDPDLIRVTHEAMLAGENQYAPMTGLPELRERLAAKIDASYGHAYDAGEEITITASASEALFCAITALVHPGDEVIMFEPAFDSYRPMIQLQGATPVVIALKAPSFAIPWDEVAARITPRTRMIVLNTPHNPTGTVWQAGDQERLARLVRGTDIVILSDEVYEHVVFDGALHQSVIRYPELVERSVAVFSFGKTFHVTGWRVGYCVAPRPLMEEIRKVHQFAMFAADTPMQYGFAHLLQQPDHYQGLADFYQRKRDLLVSALGNSRFTLLPSAGSFFMLASYERITDEADSLFVQRLIRDHGVATIPVSAFYHDGTDQRVIRLSFSKDDDTLLAGAERLCKV
- a CDS encoding AcvB/VirJ family lysyl-phosphatidylglycerol hydrolase, whose translation is MRALLLLLLCCVFPSVAAPQGPSVKGDLGLVELPVAKASPAPMVVFMSGDGGWAALDKGLSAEFQRHGMPVVGWSSLTYYWKKKTPEQASADLARILADYQSRWGRQRWLLVGFSFGAEIVPFVINRLPQHYRDSLVGAVMLSPSTASDFEIHVSDMVIHNKAGNYPTQPEVQRITSLPLLCLQGAEDDSPVRLCPRLKQPNVTTVTLPGSHHFDDDYGVLYRSIADRLPWTGEEQDH
- the kdgT gene encoding 2-keto-3-deoxygluconate transporter, whose amino-acid sequence is MKIKQTLDKIPGGIMLVPLLLGATLNTFAPGVAEYYGGFTKGIITGTVPILAVWFFCIGASINLRATGTVLRKSGVLVITKIAVAWVVALVAAKLIPEHGIQAGMLAGLSTLALVSAMDMTNGGLYASLMNQYGTKEESGAFVLMSIESGPLMTMVILGAAGLASFQGHHFVGAILPFLIGFALGNLDPDLKEFFSKATGTLIPFFGFALGNTINFAVIIDTGLLGILLGLAVIVITGIPLIFADKWLAGGNGTAGVAASSTAGAAVANPMIIAQMNPDFAAIAPSATALVATCVIVTAILVPILTALYNKRFAPQAIPEVPAADAAMAKVRRA
- a CDS encoding YhcH/YjgK/YiaL family protein translates to MIIGNLNCLDNALLPAPLKALLNKEECSFAQLSNKEDGRYDILNNTVFYIVSSPMTAPENTLKSEFHDQFIDIQVLLSGHEVIATSNTITQPHPYQACKPDLLFVDDDQLTTRIVLAAGDFAIFYPGEVHRPTCQQEEPTRIKKVVFKVCKDWLANQ
- a CDS encoding carbon-nitrogen hydrolase family protein, translated to MDSVRVAVLQMVSGDDLARNLVQAEALLRQAAAEGAEFAQLPEYFYLMPDDERARVALAAAVEDSPLLAWVQGLARELGIWILAGTLPLASEEPGKMYNSSLLIDPQGQLATRYDKLHLFGFCTDSEQYDEAATMSPGQQVVSHPLPWGLLRFGICYDLRFPELFRLGPAPDIIALPAAFTHTTGEAHWELLLRARAVENLAFVLASAQGGYHPGGRRTYGHSMIIDPWGRVLARVETGQGMAIATLDLAAQRTVRSQLPALHHRKIPVGP